Proteins encoded in a region of the Sander lucioperca isolate FBNREF2018 chromosome 18, SLUC_FBN_1.2, whole genome shotgun sequence genome:
- the commd8 gene encoding COMM domain-containing protein 8, translated as MMVASLNRLPVTDCLTLCHRVVDGLCGREPPRRGDYSATWSLEEWLQLLDSLTALFRLAVGNNSSDEEVLAGLADVGSSHAQAVLSVLRARREEIRDALLDRTNSISSATLQDFDWQLKLALSSDKISSLHTPLLSLSLDVRENRALRSVTMEMNREELNTLISSLEAANKVVLQLK; from the exons ATGATGGTGGCTTCGCTGAACAGGCTGCCTGTCACTGACTGTCTAACA CTTTGTCACAGGGTGGTGGATGGACTGTGTGGGCGGGAGCCTCCTCGCAGGGGGGATTACAGCGCCACCTGGAGCCTGGAGGAGTGGCTGCAGCTGCTCGACTCCCTGACAGCCCTCTTCCGCCTGGCAGTGGGGAACAACAGCTCCGATGAAGAG GTGCTGGCAGGGCTGGCAGATGTGGGCAGCAGCCATGCTCAGGCGGTGCTGAGTGTGCTGAGAGCCAGACGGGAGGAGATCCGCGACGCTCTGCTGGACAGAACCAACTCCATCTCCTCTGCTACGCTGCAGGACTTTGACTGGCAACTTAAG ttaGCTCTGTCCAGCGATAAGATCTCGTCTCTCCACACTCCTCTGCTCAGCCTCAGTCTGGATGTGAGGGAGAACAGAGCCCTCCGGTCTGTCACCATGGAGATGAACAGAGAGGAGTTAAACACACTCATTAGTTCACTAGAGGCTGCTAATAAG GTGGTGCTGCAGTTGAAATGA